The DNA sequence GCCGGTGGTGTCCACGCCCATCGCGATGAGCTCGTGGACGGCGGCCGGGGTGAGCCCATCGCCGCAGATTTTGTCGCGCGGGAAGGGGCTTTTCTCCAGGAGGATGACGTCGAGGCCTGCTCTGGCCAGGTGGTAGGCGGTGGAGGACCCGCCCGGGCCTGCGCCAACGACGACGACGTCAGCGCTCATGTCACTAGGCATGGTGGATGCCACGGCATTCCTCCGTCAGGTGGTGCGCGGGTGCGTCCGCGCGAGTGTGCAAGGCGGATGAAGCGTGCACATCACTTCATTCCTCAAGCAACCCTAGCCAGGTAACCCTCAGTCGGCGACCTAGGTTACTTTTTGGCTATATTTCGGGGAATCATGCGGATCGCAGAGTTGCTCACCATCCCAATTTGCGCAACGGTTCTCTGTCGTAAATCTCGGACCCGGCCTCGGTACCGTCGACAGGCCGTGACGGTAGGGCACGGAGGGCATCCCAGCCCCAACGGAACTGCTTGCCGCCCCCTTGGAGGATCCATACACTGTGTAACCGACACCCCGGTTCCGTCCGGCACCCCCGCGCGCCGGACGACGACAGAAAGCAGACTCATGGCCGACTACGGTTTCAACAGCGAATCTCACGCGCGCACGCGCGGGGATGTGGAGGACGGGGGGCGGCGCTGTCCCGCTCCGAGGAGGCCACTCGCCAGCTTAGTAGCGCTCAGACGCAGACGCGGTGGCCGAGCGAACAGGGGACCCAGGACTTCCGAACGAGGACCGTGGCATTCTTCGATTCGATGAATGAGACACTCGCGGAGGAGAAGGACATCTTCGATACGTTCCGCACGAATCTGTCGATCGCCGTGAAGGAAGCCGAGGGTGCCGAGGAGGGCAATGCGGCGGTGCTCGAGGCAATCAATCACGCCCTCCAGGCCGATTTCGGAGCCGCAGCCGTCTCCCCCACTACTGCGACTCCCAACACTTCCGGCTCCGGTGCCCCCGCCCCGGCTGCCCCGAGCGCGCAGCCCGCAGGTGTCCCCGCCCCGGTCGGCGGCATGCCCGAGTTCTGAGAGGAATAGGATCGCAATCATGGTTTCGTCACCGATGTACGACCGAGTTATGCAATTCGCCGCGCAGGCGGATCACACCGAGGAGTTGCGTTCGTGGGACAACGAGCACGGCTGCGTTCTCGATGGCTTCGAGGAGGCAATCCAGCGCGTGCGCCACTTTCAGCGGCACCAGGGTTTCACCGGGCAGACCGGAGAGGCCCTGAAGGAGTGGGCGGATAAGACGGTTGCCCGACTCGAATCAAAGCGGAGATATTACGCGCGCGGCATCACCCACTACGTGGCGGCCAGGCAGGCCGTCGCCCAGGCGAAAGCGGATGCGAGGCAGCTGTCGCCGACGCTGCTCGATGCCAAGACCGAGGCTCTACGCAGCGCTGCGACTGTCTCGCTGCCTTTCGCTCCCATTCTCGCCCCGGTTCCCGGGCTTGTCGCCACGGCGGTGCTGGCAACCGGAGCGGCCTACGTCAACGCGGTGGAAGCCCAGGCGAACGCCAAGCGCGAGGCGGCGGCCACTGAGATCCTCAATCGCATCAATGAGACGGTGGGCGAGCTCGGCGGGGGCCTGGACAAGCTGACGCAGGCTGGGCCCGGCAGCGAGTACGACAGTATCGATATTCCCTCCATTCCGCTTCCCCCGAGCACCGAGGAGAACCTCAATAGGGGCCACGTCCAGTACTCGCCTCACGACCTGGGCGCCTACGGACGCAGCGCCGCCGACGACTACGGGCGCGCCGCTCTGCGCTCCGACAAGTCCCTCTACCCGGACGGCTACGCCGATCCCGACACGGATGAGGCGATACGCAAGCGTGCGCTGGCCTCGCACCAGGTGTCCACGCGCTACCTCCCGCCGGACGCGAAGGGCTCCTACGACAGGCCGATCACCGATGCGCAGGATCTGATGGGCATGGATCTCATGCACGCGCGGGTGAACGCAAATCATCACCGCAACGGCTACGTGTGGGGTGGGCACGTCCCGGCCAGCCCCACCGACATCGACCATCCCCTGTGGCGCATCAACGGCGGTCCGGCCTCCACCGCAACTGCGGCCGGTCGGCTCGGTGGCGCCGGCGTGCTCGGCGCGGGCGCGCTGGGTCTGGGCAGGGCGGCGCGGATGGGATCGGCGGGGATCGGCACGGCGGCGGGCGCTTCTGACCTGCGCGTCGGCTCCTTCAGCGGCAGAGGGTTTGGGACCTACACCCCTCCCGCCGCCCAGGCACCCCAGGGCGGCGGGGCCGGATCTCAGCCCGCGATGATGGGCGGAATGGGCGCCGGCGCGGGCGGCGCCAAGGAGGACCAGAAGAGGCGCAGGCGCAAGTACGAGCCCTACCGCTATCTGGACGAGGACGAGGGGGCCGTGCCTGCGGGTTACGTCAACCCCATGTCTCAGACCTACGGATCGGATAGGGACATTGCGCCCGCGGCGCGCAAGGACGACGGATGGGACCCCCGCCAATGGTGACCACGACCCGCACCCGCATCGCGCTGTCGGCATCCTGCGCGGCCGCCCTCGCGCTCGCGATGCCGATCGTTGAGGCCTCCCCCGCGCGAGCCGCCGACACGATCACGGCCGCCGAGCAGCCCTACTTCGCCTACTACCACCTCGACCAAGCCAGAGCCAAGGGATACACAGGCAAAGGCGTCACGGTTGCAATCATTGATGGACCGGTAGACGTATCACGCCCGGAGCTCACCGGGGCATCAATCAGTGATAAGAGTCCGTGCCCCGTCAACCCAAGTGACGACAGTCGCCGACATGGCACGGAAGTCGCCTCACTGTTGGTTGCCCGCGGCTACGGGGTCGCCCCCGATGTCACGCTCAACAGTTATCAGACTGTGACCAGCGGATCGGCAGCCGAGTCCTCCTGTAAAGACTCGGCAGTAATTTATAAGCACGCGTCGCTCATCAACCACGCGATCAACGACGGTGCCCAAATCGTCAACATTTCGATTACTTCAAAGGACCGCGACGCCTCGCTGAAGTGGGCGATGGCAAGGGCAATGGCTTCTGGGACAATCATCGTTGCAGGCATGGGTAACAATGCCTCAGATAACGACTCGGGGAGCCTTGCGACCTGGTCTGGCGTGGTCGGCGTCTCTGCTGTCGACATCAACGGCGCGCGAGCCGACTACTCTTCCTGGGGTCAGGGGGTGACGACAGCCGCCGTCGGCGGCCCAATTAAGGCCTACGACTATGGGACCTCACAAATCATCGAAACGAACGGGACTTCAATCTCCACCCCCATCGTCGCGGGTTTCCTCGCGTTGGCGCGCCAGAAATGGCCGGACGCGACCACGAACCAGCTCCTGCAGCTCCTGGTCCACACCACGGTCAACTCCGACGGCACCTGGAACCAATACACCGGATACGGACTGGCCAGCCCGGCAACCATGATCAATACCGACCCCAGCCAATACCCCGACGAAAACCCCCTCGCCGACAAGGGGGGCGGAAGCAGCCCCACGCCCGAGGAGGTACGCCAATACGCCGACGGGATCGTGGACCCCTCCGAAATCGTCTACGACAACTCCTACACCTACCGCGGCCTCGACGAATCCACCCTCACCTCCCCCAACAACCCCTACCCCACACACATCGGCACAAGCCCCCGCTACCACACAAAGTGAACGCCAGTGGTGACCACGACCCGCACCCGCATCGCGCTCTCGGCGTCCTGCGCGGCCGCCCTCGCCCTCGCGATGCCGATCGTTGATGCCTCCCCCGCGCGAGCCGCCGACACGATCACGGCCGCCGAGCAGCCCTACTTCGCCTACTACCACCTCGACCAAGCCAGAGCCAAGGGATACACAGGCAAGGGAGTGACAGTCGCACTCATTGACGGACCAGTTGATACGTCTGTCGCCGAGCTTAGCGGCGCGTCAATCAGTGATAAGAGTCCGTGCCCCGTCAACCCAAGTAACGACAGCCGTCAACATGGCACGGCAGACGCCTCGCTACTGGTTGCCCGCGGCTACGGGGTCGCCCCCGATGTCACGCTCAACAGTTATCAGACTGTGGCCAGCGGCTCGACAGCCGATTCCTCGTGCAAAGATTCGGCACTAATTTATAAGCACGCGTCGCTCATCAACCACGCGATCAACGACGGTGCCCAAATCGTCAGCATTTCGATTAGCTCAAATGACCGTACAGCCTCACTCAAGTGGGCGATGGCCAGGGCGATGAGCTCCGGAACAATCATCGTTGCAGGCATAGGAAACAGTGGCTCCGATAACGACTCGGGGAGCCTTGCGACGTGGTCTGGCGTGGTCGGCGTTTCTGCGGTTGATATCAACGGCGCGCGAGCCGACTACTCTTCCTGGGGTCAGGGGGTGACGACGGCTGCTTTCGGGGGTCCCGTGATCACGCGCGACTACCCGAGCAACGCATTCGTAGAAACCTACGGCACTTCCACTTCGACCCCTATCGTGGCGGGTTTCTTGGCGTTGGCGCGCCAGAAATGGCCGGACGCGACCGCGAACCAGCTCCTGCAGCTCCTGGTCCACACCACGGTCAACTCCGACGGCACCTGGAACCAATACACCGGATACGGACTGGCCAGCCCCGCCTCCATGATCAACACCGACCCCAGCCAATACCCCGACGAAAACCCCCTCGCAGACAAAGGCGGCGGAAGCAGCCCCACGCCCGAGGAGGTACGCCAATACGCCGACGGGATCGTGGACCCCTCCGAAATCG is a window from the Schaalia odontolytica genome containing:
- a CDS encoding S8 family peptidase: MVTTTRTRIALSASCAAALALAMPIVDASPARAADTITAAEQPYFAYYHLDQARAKGYTGKGVTVALIDGPVDTSVAELSGASISDKSPCPVNPSNDSRQHGTADASLLVARGYGVAPDVTLNSYQTVASGSTADSSCKDSALIYKHASLINHAINDGAQIVSISISSNDRTASLKWAMARAMSSGTIIVAGIGNSGSDNDSGSLATWSGVVGVSAVDINGARADYSSWGQGVTTAAFGGPVITRDYPSNAFVETYGTSTSTPIVAGFLALARQKWPDATANQLLQLLVHTTVNSDGTWNQYTGYGLASPASMINTDPSQYPDENPLADKGGGSSPTPEEVRQYADGIVDPSEIVYDNSYTYRGLDETALTSPNNPYPTHIGTSPRYHAK
- a CDS encoding S8 family peptidase — protein: MGPPPMVTTTRTRIALSASCAAALALAMPIVEASPARAADTITAAEQPYFAYYHLDQARAKGYTGKGVTVAIIDGPVDVSRPELTGASISDKSPCPVNPSDDSRRHGTEVASLLVARGYGVAPDVTLNSYQTVTSGSAAESSCKDSAVIYKHASLINHAINDGAQIVNISITSKDRDASLKWAMARAMASGTIIVAGMGNNASDNDSGSLATWSGVVGVSAVDINGARADYSSWGQGVTTAAVGGPIKAYDYGTSQIIETNGTSISTPIVAGFLALARQKWPDATTNQLLQLLVHTTVNSDGTWNQYTGYGLASPATMINTDPSQYPDENPLADKGGGSSPTPEEVRQYADGIVDPSEIVYDNSYTYRGLDESTLTSPNNPYPTHIGTSPRYHTK